Proteins from a single region of Xiphophorus maculatus strain JP 163 A chromosome 22, X_maculatus-5.0-male, whole genome shotgun sequence:
- the tk2 gene encoding thymidine kinase 2, mitochondrial isoform X2: MCRGCGKLMRSGDSRKTVICVEGNIASGKTTCLDYFLNTSNIQVLTEPVSKWRNVRGHNLLALMYQDPQRWGISLQTYIQLTMLDKHLSAMTAPVTMMERSIFSAKHIFVENLYQSGKMPEVDYIVLSEWFDWITANVSLPVDLIVYLQTSPQTCHERLKQRCREEEMVIPLEHLEFIHRLHEDWLIKGSSAPVPAPVLVIPADYDLQKMLHKYEEHREKILTATNS, translated from the exons ATGTGTAGAGGATGTG GGAAGCTGATGCGGAGCGGAGACAGCAGGAAGACGGTG ATCTGTGTTGAGGGGAACATCGCCAGCGGGAAGACGACGTGTCTGGATTATTTCCTCAATACGAGCAACATCCAG GTCCTGACAGAACCAGTGTCCAAATGGAGGAACGTCCGTGGACACAATCTTCTG gCCCTGATGTACCAGGATCCTCAGCGCTGGGGAATCTCTTTGCAGACTTATATTCAGCTCACCATGCTGGATAAACACCTTTCAGCCATG ACTGCTCCGGTCACCATGATGGAGAGGTCGATCTTCAGCGCCAAGCACATCTTCGTGGAGAATCTCTATCAGAG tGGAAAAATGCCAGAGGTGGATTACATTGTCCTGAGCGAGTGGTTCGATTGGATCACCGCAAACGTTTCCCTCCCTGTCGACCTGATTG TTTACCTGCAGACGTCTCCTCAGACCTGCCATGAGAGGCTGAAGCAGCGAtgcagagaggaggagatggTCATTCCACTG GAGCATCTGGAGTTCATCCACCGGCTGCATGAAGACTGGCTCATTAAGGGCAGCTCTGCTCCGGTTCCTGCTCCTGTTCTG GTGATTCCTGCCGACTATGACCTCCAGAAGATGCTGCACAAGTATGAGGAGCACCGAGAGAAGATTCTAACAGCTACCAACTCttga
- the tk2 gene encoding thymidine kinase 2, mitochondrial isoform X1 produces MCRGCGECDGRKMTAAAARFFLNFRSALRPSVRSGATRGIRTGTPGKLMRSGDSRKTVICVEGNIASGKTTCLDYFLNTSNIQVLTEPVSKWRNVRGHNLLALMYQDPQRWGISLQTYIQLTMLDKHLSAMTAPVTMMERSIFSAKHIFVENLYQSGKMPEVDYIVLSEWFDWITANVSLPVDLIVYLQTSPQTCHERLKQRCREEEMVIPLEHLEFIHRLHEDWLIKGSSAPVPAPVLVIPADYDLQKMLHKYEEHREKILTATNS; encoded by the exons ATGTGTAGAGGATGTGGTGAGTGTGATGGAAGGAAGatgacagcagctgctgctcggTTCTTTCTCAATTTCCGTTCAGCTCTCCGCCCTTCGGTTCGGAGCGGAGCTACCAGAGGAATCCGAACCGGAACTCCAG GGAAGCTGATGCGGAGCGGAGACAGCAGGAAGACGGTG ATCTGTGTTGAGGGGAACATCGCCAGCGGGAAGACGACGTGTCTGGATTATTTCCTCAATACGAGCAACATCCAG GTCCTGACAGAACCAGTGTCCAAATGGAGGAACGTCCGTGGACACAATCTTCTG gCCCTGATGTACCAGGATCCTCAGCGCTGGGGAATCTCTTTGCAGACTTATATTCAGCTCACCATGCTGGATAAACACCTTTCAGCCATG ACTGCTCCGGTCACCATGATGGAGAGGTCGATCTTCAGCGCCAAGCACATCTTCGTGGAGAATCTCTATCAGAG tGGAAAAATGCCAGAGGTGGATTACATTGTCCTGAGCGAGTGGTTCGATTGGATCACCGCAAACGTTTCCCTCCCTGTCGACCTGATTG TTTACCTGCAGACGTCTCCTCAGACCTGCCATGAGAGGCTGAAGCAGCGAtgcagagaggaggagatggTCATTCCACTG GAGCATCTGGAGTTCATCCACCGGCTGCATGAAGACTGGCTCATTAAGGGCAGCTCTGCTCCGGTTCCTGCTCCTGTTCTG GTGATTCCTGCCGACTATGACCTCCAGAAGATGCTGCACAAGTATGAGGAGCACCGAGAGAAGATTCTAACAGCTACCAACTCttga
- the tk2 gene encoding thymidine kinase 2, mitochondrial isoform X3, translating into MRSGDSRKTVICVEGNIASGKTTCLDYFLNTSNIQVLTEPVSKWRNVRGHNLLALMYQDPQRWGISLQTYIQLTMLDKHLSAMTAPVTMMERSIFSAKHIFVENLYQSGKMPEVDYIVLSEWFDWITANVSLPVDLIVYLQTSPQTCHERLKQRCREEEMVIPLEHLEFIHRLHEDWLIKGSSAPVPAPVLVIPADYDLQKMLHKYEEHREKILTATNS; encoded by the exons ATGCGGAGCGGAGACAGCAGGAAGACGGTG ATCTGTGTTGAGGGGAACATCGCCAGCGGGAAGACGACGTGTCTGGATTATTTCCTCAATACGAGCAACATCCAG GTCCTGACAGAACCAGTGTCCAAATGGAGGAACGTCCGTGGACACAATCTTCTG gCCCTGATGTACCAGGATCCTCAGCGCTGGGGAATCTCTTTGCAGACTTATATTCAGCTCACCATGCTGGATAAACACCTTTCAGCCATG ACTGCTCCGGTCACCATGATGGAGAGGTCGATCTTCAGCGCCAAGCACATCTTCGTGGAGAATCTCTATCAGAG tGGAAAAATGCCAGAGGTGGATTACATTGTCCTGAGCGAGTGGTTCGATTGGATCACCGCAAACGTTTCCCTCCCTGTCGACCTGATTG TTTACCTGCAGACGTCTCCTCAGACCTGCCATGAGAGGCTGAAGCAGCGAtgcagagaggaggagatggTCATTCCACTG GAGCATCTGGAGTTCATCCACCGGCTGCATGAAGACTGGCTCATTAAGGGCAGCTCTGCTCCGGTTCCTGCTCCTGTTCTG GTGATTCCTGCCGACTATGACCTCCAGAAGATGCTGCACAAGTATGAGGAGCACCGAGAGAAGATTCTAACAGCTACCAACTCttga